A part of Paroedura picta isolate Pp20150507F chromosome 7, Ppicta_v3.0, whole genome shotgun sequence genomic DNA contains:
- the DHFR gene encoding dihydrofolate reductase isoform X1, producing MESGGLGRGWASAPLTWLGLAGWLSTKGSGALGLVPPRRLRQAAMARSFSSIAAVAQNMGIGKDGQLPWPLLKNELGYFQKMTRTTTQPGKQNVVIMGKKTWFSFPEKSRPLKDRINIVLSRQLKETPKGAHFLARTLDEALDLLELPELAELVDMVWIIGGSSVYKAAMEKPTHQLLFLTRIFQYFESDTFFPEIDLKQFKLLQGYPGVPDGIQEENGIQYKFEVYEKTVCEDL from the exons ATGGAGTCGGGCGGGTTGGGAAGGGGCTGGGCCTCGGCTCCGCTCACGTGGCTCGGCTTGGCGGGCTGGTTGAGTACAAAGGGCAGCGGAGCGCTCGGCCTTGTCCCGCCGCGGAGGCTGCGGCAAGCAGCTATGGCTCGCTCGTTCAGCTCCATTGCGGCCGTGGCCCAGAATATGGGCATCGGGAAGGACGGGCAGCTGCCGTGGCCCCTGCTCAA gaaTGAGTTAGGGTATTTTCAGAAAATGACCAGAACTACTACACAGCCAG GAAAACAAAATGTAGTGATAATGGgtaagaagacttggttctccTTTCCTGAAAAAAGTCGGCCTTTAAAAGACAGAATTAATATAGTGCTCAGCAGACAACTGAA GGAAACACCTAAAGGAGCTCACTTTCTGGCGAGAACTCTAGATGAGGCAttagatctcctagaattaccaGAGTTGGCAGAACTGGTAGATATGGTTTGGATAATTGGAGGCAGTTCAGTATATAAG GCAGCAATGGAGAAGCCAACTCATCAGTTACTGTTCCTGACAAGGATCTTCCAGTACTTTGAAAGTGATACATTTTTCCCAGAAATTGATTTAAAACAATTCAAGCTTCTGCAAGG CTACCCAGGTGTGCCTGATGGTATTCAGGAAGAGAATGGCATCCAGTACAAGTTTGAAGTGTATGAAAAGACTGTCTGTGAAGACCTATGA
- the DHFR gene encoding dihydrofolate reductase isoform X2 produces the protein MGKKTWFSFPEKSRPLKDRINIVLSRQLKETPKGAHFLARTLDEALDLLELPELAELVDMVWIIGGSSVYKAAMEKPTHQLLFLTRIFQYFESDTFFPEIDLKQFKLLQGYPGVPDGIQEENGIQYKFEVYEKTVCEDL, from the exons ATGGgtaagaagacttggttctccTTTCCTGAAAAAAGTCGGCCTTTAAAAGACAGAATTAATATAGTGCTCAGCAGACAACTGAA GGAAACACCTAAAGGAGCTCACTTTCTGGCGAGAACTCTAGATGAGGCAttagatctcctagaattaccaGAGTTGGCAGAACTGGTAGATATGGTTTGGATAATTGGAGGCAGTTCAGTATATAAG GCAGCAATGGAGAAGCCAACTCATCAGTTACTGTTCCTGACAAGGATCTTCCAGTACTTTGAAAGTGATACATTTTTCCCAGAAATTGATTTAAAACAATTCAAGCTTCTGCAAGG CTACCCAGGTGTGCCTGATGGTATTCAGGAAGAGAATGGCATCCAGTACAAGTTTGAAGTGTATGAAAAGACTGTCTGTGAAGACCTATGA